DNA sequence from the Paenibacillus physcomitrellae genome:
GAAGATCCTGTTAAGGCAGTCATAGGTTTCACCCCTTATTTCCCCTTTCGAGCTAAGGGTATCATTTTCGCCATTAGCATAGGATTAGAACTCGAGCCGCTTAATAAAGATCAAATTAAGATGGCCGGTTATTCATCCGAAGACAGCAAAAAACCATGCCTCTGGGAAGAAGCATGGTTCCGTTCGCGGATACGGTAAAGGCCTGGGAATGAGTGTAGATATGGGAATTCTTCACCTTAATCCGGCCTTATTTTTATTCCTCGGAAAGCTGAAGCATCCGGTAGCCGACCCCGATATGCGTCTGAATAAACTTGTTCTGGGACGATGTTTTTTCGATCTTCTTGCGCAAGGTGGCCATAAAGACCCGGAGGGCCGGAATGTCATACGAATGACTGCCCCAGATTTCATTGATCATATAATTATACGTCAATACTTTCCCGGAATTTTTGGCCAGCAGGCACAGAATTTTGTATTCGCTTGGCGTCAGGTGCACCTCTTCCCCGGACAACCAGACGCAGCCTGCGCTGTAATCGATTTTGAGGCTGCCGTTCGTATAGATGGAAGAGTCGCTCAGCAGCTTCGTGCTGTCGTTCCGGATTCTCCGCAGACTGACTCTCAGCCGGGCGAGCAGTTCTTCCACGCTGAACGGTTTGGTCAGATAATCGTCCGCCCCCGCATCCAGCGCTTCGATTTTATCGCGGTCTTCACTGCGGGCGCTGACCACAATAATCGGCAAATTGGACCAGGTGCGGATCTTGCGGATAATTTCAACCCCGTCTATATCCGGCAGCCCCAAATCCAGAATCATCAAATCCGGCGCTCTGGAGAGCGTCTCCAGAATAGAGGCCTCTCCCGTATGCGCCGTCAAATATTTATAACCTTGGGTTTCCAGTGTTGTCGTAATCAGTTTCCGGATCGGCTTGTCATCTTCCACGACCAGAATAACCGGTTTATTATTCATGAATATCCACCTCTTCCGCATACAAA
Encoded proteins:
- a CDS encoding response regulator, producing the protein MNNKPVILVVEDDKPIRKLITTTLETQGYKYLTAHTGEASILETLSRAPDLMILDLGLPDIDGVEIIRKIRTWSNLPIIVVSARSEDRDKIEALDAGADDYLTKPFSVEELLARLRVSLRRIRNDSTKLLSDSSIYTNGSLKIDYSAGCVWLSGEEVHLTPSEYKILCLLAKNSGKVLTYNYMINEIWGSHSYDIPALRVFMATLRKKIEKTSSQNKFIQTHIGVGYRMLQLSEE